In Massilia sp. METH4, the genomic window GGCGCGCAGCGACGGCCATGCATGGCGCGCCCGCGCCTGTGCGATCCTCACCGGCATCGGCACCGTGAAGGCGGACGATCCGCAACTGAACGTGCGCGCCGTGGCCACGCCGCGCCAGCCACGCCGCATCGTCGTCGACAGCCGGCTCGACATCGATCCGGCCGCCCGCGTGCTGCAGGGCGGCGGCACGTGGATCGTGGCCGCCGTGACCGATCACGAGCGCGAGGCGCGCCTGCGCGATACGGGCGCGGAGATCATCACGCTGCCAAATGCGCACGGCAAGGTCGACCTGGCCGAACTGATGCGCGAGCTGGGGCGGCGGCAAATCAACGAACTGCACGTGGAGGCGGGCACGAAGCTCAATGGCTCGCTGGTGCGCGAGCGGTGCGTGGACGAGCTGCTGCTGTACCTCGCGCCCACGCTGCTGGGCGATGCGCAAGGCATGTTCGCGCTGCCGGCGTTGACCGACCTGGCCGGCAAGTACCCGTTGAAATTCCACGAGACCCGGATGGTGGGGGACGACCTGCGCATCCTGGCCCGCTTTAGTTATTGACCTGCTCACTGACCTGCTCACCGACCCATCACTGAAAGAGAAGAACATGTTTACCGGAATCGTCGCCGCTGTCGGCAAAATCCAGAATGTCACCCCGCTGCCCGGCGGCATCGATGCCGGCGTGCGCCTCGTGATCGACGCGGGCGGCTTGCCGATGGCCGACGTGGCCCTGGGTGATTCGATCGCCATCAACGGCGCCTGCATGACCGTGGTGGAAAAGACCGCCGACAGCTTCGCCGTCGACGTGTCGCGCGAGAGCCTGAACTGCACCGCGGGCCTCGATGCCGTGGGCGAAGTGAACCTGGAAAAGGCGCTGACGCTGAACGAGCGCCTCGGCGGCCACCTGGTTTCCGGTCACGTGGACGGCCTGGGCGTGGTGCGCAAGTTCGAACCGGTCGGCGAATCGTATGAACTCGTCGTCGAGGCGCCGGCCGAGCTGGGCAAGTACCTCGCGTTCAAGGGTTCGATCGTCGTCAACGGCGTGTCGCTGACCGTCAACCGGGTGGAAGACGTGCCCGGTGGCTGCCAGTTCTCGATCAACCTGATTCCGCACACGATCCAGGTCACCACATTGAAGCACCTGAAGGCGGGAACGAAGGTGAACCTGGAAATCGACCTGATCGCGCGCTACGTCGAGCGCATGCTGTCGGTCGGCAAGGACGTGCAAGGCTGACCGCCATGAAGGCGCTGGCCGGGCTGTTGCTCGCTGCATGCTGCGCCAGCGCCGGTGCGACCGGCAATATGCCGGTCGTCTTCGAGCCGGCCGGCCCTCAGCGGATGCCGGGCAAGGAAATCTGCAAGAATGACCCGGCTTCCGCTTCGGGCAATGACACGGCGGCGATGACGGCCCTGCTGTCCGCCCCCGAATACGCCTCGGTGCGGCCGCTGTTCAATGCCGCGCAGCCGCAGGTGATGTGGTGGATCCGCAAGGCCGCGTCGATGGATTTGCAGGCGCTGCTCACGGCCTTCCACGAAGCGAACCACATGCTCGACTTCGCGCTGTCGGCATGCCACGGCAACCGCGCGGTGTTCCACTTCCGCGGCGAGATCCACGTGACCGACTACGAGTGGGGCCAGGCGCCCGGCTTCGTGCTGGCGGCGCGCGAAATCCCCGAGAACATCAAGGCCCAGGCGAACGGCCGCTATGGCGTCTACTTCGGCAACCGCAACGTCAACCGCGGCGACTTCTTCCCGCTGATCGACGAATTGAATGCCCATGTGGCCGGCGCCGAATTCGAAG contains:
- the ribD gene encoding bifunctional diaminohydroxyphosphoribosylaminopyrimidine deaminase/5-amino-6-(5-phosphoribosylamino)uracil reductase RibD; the encoded protein is MRLALQWAEKGLYTTSPNPHIGCVIVKEGVVIGAGVTQPAGQDHAEIQALKDAERRGFDVRGATAYVTLEPCSHYGRTPPCCDALVRAGLKRVVAAMEDPNPLVAGQGLARLAQAGIEVSSGLLADEAYELNIGFFSRMTRQLPWVRMKAAASLDGMTALHNGTSQWITGEAARSDGHAWRARACAILTGIGTVKADDPQLNVRAVATPRQPRRIVVDSRLDIDPAARVLQGGGTWIVAAVTDHEREARLRDTGAEIITLPNAHGKVDLAELMRELGRRQINELHVEAGTKLNGSLVRERCVDELLLYLAPTLLGDAQGMFALPALTDLAGKYPLKFHETRMVGDDLRILARFSY
- a CDS encoding riboflavin synthase, whose amino-acid sequence is MFTGIVAAVGKIQNVTPLPGGIDAGVRLVIDAGGLPMADVALGDSIAINGACMTVVEKTADSFAVDVSRESLNCTAGLDAVGEVNLEKALTLNERLGGHLVSGHVDGLGVVRKFEPVGESYELVVEAPAELGKYLAFKGSIVVNGVSLTVNRVEDVPGGCQFSINLIPHTIQVTTLKHLKAGTKVNLEIDLIARYVERMLSVGKDVQG